From the genome of Eucalyptus grandis isolate ANBG69807.140 chromosome 2, ASM1654582v1, whole genome shotgun sequence, one region includes:
- the LOC104449298 gene encoding cyclin-D3-1 gives MILSFIDPSSSKKKQKQKQEEEEQKEEMEASYQPHHHGHLRQHDPSSSQQEEQVLFDALYCSEEHWGEEDEGEGLASDGLLSEERDHRLLSPRALLDQDLLWEDEELASLFSKEEPGGMRLNLENDPSLADARREAVEWIMRVHAHYAFSALTALLAVNYWDRFTCSFALQEDKPWMTQLSAVACLSLAAKVEETQVPLLIDFQVEDSSPVFEAKNIQRMELLVLSSLEWKMNPVTPLSFLDYMTRRLGLTGHLCWEFLRRCENVLLSVISDCRFTCYLPSVIAASTMLHVINGLKPRLDVEDQTQLLGILAMGMDKIDACYKLIDDDHALRSQRYSHNKRKFGSVPGSPRGVMELCFSSDGSNDSWSVAASVSSSPEPHSKKSRAGEEAEDRLLRGLEGEEDDPASADIFSFPH, from the exons ATGATCTTGTCGTTCATCGACCCTTCTTCTTctaagaagaagcagaagcagaagcaggaggaggaggagcagaaggaggagatggaggcAAGTTATCAACCCCACCACCATGGTCACCTTCGTCAACACGACCCATCGAGCTCTCAGCAAGAAGAGCAAGTCCTTTTCGACGCCCTTTACTGCTCGGAGGAGCACTGgggagaagaagacgaaggagAGGGATTGGCGAGCGATGGGCTCTTGTCGGAAGAGAGAGATCACAGATTGCTGAGCCCGCGAGCCTTGCTCGATCAGGACCTGCTCTGGGAAGACGAGGAGCTGGCCTCCCTCTTCTCCAAAGAGGAGCCGGGCGGCATGCGCTTGAATCTGGAGAACGACCCGTCTTTGGCCGATGCTCGCCGCGAGGCCGTGGAGTGGATAATGAGAGTCCACGCGCACTACGCGTTCTCCGCTCTCACGGCTCTGCTCGCGGTGAACTACTGGGATAGGTTCACGTGCAGCTTCGCCTTGCAGGAAGACAAGCCGTGGATGACTCAGCTCTCCGCCGTCGCTTGCCTCTCTCTCGCCGCCAAAGTGGAGGAGACCCAAGTGCCTCTTCTCATCGATTTCCAA GTCGAGGACAGTAGCCCCGTCTTTGAGGCGAAGAACATACAGAGAATGGAGCTCCTGGTGCTCTCGTCGCTCGAATGGAAGATGAATCCAGTGACCCCGCTATCGTTTCTTGATTACATGACAAGGAGACTAGGGCTGACGGGCCATCTGTGCTGGGAGTTTCTTAGAAGGTGCGAGAACGTCCTCCTCTCTGTAATCTCAG ATTGCAGATTCACGTGTTATCTTCCTTCAGTGATAGCTGCTTCCACAATGCTGCACGTAATCAATGGCCTAAAGCCTCGTCTCGATGTCGAAGACCAAACCCAGCTCCTGGGAATCCTAGCAATGGGCATG GACAAGATCGATGCTTGCTATAAGCTCATCGACGACGACCACGCATTGAGAAGCCAGAGATATTCCCACAACAAGCGCAAGTTTGGATCGGTCCCCGGGAGCCCCAGAGGAGTAATGGAATTGTGCTTCAGCTCCGATGGCTCCAACGATTCTTGGTCCGTGGCGGCCTCGGTATCGTCCTCCCCGGAGCCTCACTCCAAGAAGAGCAGAGCCGGCGAGGAAGCCGAAGACCGGCTTCTGCGGGGGCTCGAGGGCGAGGAAGATGACCCCGCGAGCGCGGATATCTTCAGCTTCCCTCACTAG
- the LOC104451848 gene encoding protein DCL homolog, chloroplastic, giving the protein MAAPPLLLRSAPVLRLRLHLHLRLHHRLFAGGLRPLRGGGGGGGGGRLDRAGFAGEKASSEDKKWGAAVLLSTKEPPRYQRWDDPDFRKWKDKEDEILRDIEPTVSLAKEILHSDRYLDGERLTAEDEKTVVEKLLIHHPHAEDKIGCGLDYIMVERHPQFRISRCLFVVRTDGAWIDFSYQKCLRAYIRLKYPSYAERFIREHFKRGSG; this is encoded by the exons ATGGCAgctcctcctctgcttctgaGGAGCGCGCCGGTCCTCCGCCTCCggctccacctccacctccggcTCCACCACCGCCTCTTCGCCGGAGGCCTGCGTCCGctgcgcggcggcggcggcggcggcggcggcggacgccTCGACCGAGCCGGCTTCGCCGGGGAGAAGGCGTCCTCCGAGGACAAGAAGTGGGGCGCGGCGGTGTTGTTGAGCACCAAAGAGCCGCCGAGGTACCAGAGGTGGGACGATCCTGACTTCCGGAAGTGGAAGGATAAGGAGGACGAGATTTTGAGGGACATCGAGCCCACCGTCTCGCTCGCCAAGGAGATTCTCCACTCCgatag GTACTTGGATGGGGAACGACTGACAGCTGAAGATGAGAAAACTGTTGTAGAGAAGCTTCTCATACATCATCCACATGCTGAAGACAAAATTGGTTGTGGACTTGATTACATAATG GTGGAGCGACATCCCCAGTTTAGAATTTCAAGGTGTTTGTTTGTTGTAAGAACCGATGGTGCATGGATAGATTTCTCGTACCAGAAGTGTCTCCGAGCATACATCCGGTTGAAGTACCCATCTTATGCCGAAAGATTCATCCGGGAACATTTTAAACGCGGCAGTGGTTAA